A section of the Carya illinoinensis cultivar Pawnee chromosome 12, C.illinoinensisPawnee_v1, whole genome shotgun sequence genome encodes:
- the LOC122288814 gene encoding WPP domain-interacting protein 2-like, with protein MDLSHLTRECSVLESGEDNEVAQHRIPHDDGLEIKNNGTYPNDIGKLVSTENSGANTSMGEDTKEEVIQSAEGGTSPPPNATSPGGSSPGGRKRYGLKKWRRIKRESVSYASARVHTSKILKRGLSGSGNPTKAQYLPLEIKQNSEGSVGSANLLTAIRFADGFMKQSSLDSSLAVSAFAVGRDSENSLDRTSKSLTATGPKGRHDLGCVQEKNRTKKVGGKILGNSAQKVHQGKQWTEGSKKPRGERVKLEMEDSLSSMESDSRSSNFVFMQGAFNATSNGKQTGRSVDYDGENSDEAHTSEEQFSEEVHTGYNKENVGEVKDLSLDDLADNLSWQVKEEKSENHQPSTDRDPLVDSLFSLQSVQEALEKEVHKLKDIGKEPTSPHDRSTTGRCMPADFTTTDSETYMPSSPERLGSVKNRQTALTSLESQVLSLMKDLRFLESKLEETGAMLEAKDLRIVELEATISRSKSPREESSTSIGIQDEKCRETEIELESLFKQKIEAEVEHLAIIRTVQKMKDAAAEQVSKEQSFVAGKQAQVQNKLGEAQSKAMMLEKQPEVETYCGDRVGAKEVLKLQRACKLTSCFLIQLIFLVMVVWYFVLQSSPPPGGVVVVVVPT; from the exons ATGGATTTGAGTCATTTGACGAGGGAATGTTCGGTTCTTGAATCGGGGGAAGACAATGAAGTAGCCCAACATAGAATTCCACATGATGATGGCCTCGAGATAAAGAATAATGGGACTTATCCTAATGATATTGGTAAGTTGGTTTCCACTGAAAACTCTGGTGCCAATACATCGATGGGGGAGGATACAAAAGAAGAGGTTATTCAAAGTGCAGAAGGGGGGACTTCACCTCCGCCGAATGCCACATCTCCTGGTGGGAGTTCACCTGGGGGTAGAAAGAGATATGGCTTGAAGAAATGGAGGAGAATTAAGAGAGAATCTGTTAGCTATGCAAGTGCACGTGTACATACTAGTAAAATTTTGAAGCGGGGTTTGTCCGGTTCTGGGAATCCAACTAAAGCTCAGTATTTGCCCCTTGAGATCAAGCAAAATAGTGAGGGTTCAGTAGGATCTGCAAATTTATTGACAGCTATAAGATTTGCTGATGGTTTTATGAAGCAGTCTAGTTTGGATTCTAGTCTTGCAGTGTCTGCTTTTGCTGTGGGTAGAGATTCTGAGAACAGTTTAGATCGGACTAGCAAGTCTTTAACAGCAACTGGTCCAAAGGGAAGGCATGATCTGGGTTGTGTGCAAGAGAAGAACAGGACAAAGAAGGTTGGTGGGAAGATTTTGGGTAATTCAGCTCAAAAGGTTCATCAGGGAAAGCAATGGACTGAAGGCAGTAAGAAGCCTAGAGGAGAAAGGGTCAAACTCGAGATGGAAGACTCTCTTTCCAGCATGGAATCTGACTCAAGAAGCTCCAATTTTGTCTTCATGCAGGGTGCTTTTAATGCAACTAGTAATGGAAAGCAAACTGGAAGGTCAGTGGATTATGATGGTGAGAATAGTGATGAGGCTCACACAAGTGAGGAGCAGTTCAGCGAGGAAGTTCATACTGGTTACAACAAAGAGAATGTGGGAGAGGTCAAAGATCTTTCACTAGATGATTTAGCTGACAACTTGTCTTGGCAAGTTAAGGAAGAAAAAAGTGAGAACCATCAACCCTCAACAGATCGGGATcctttggttgattctctctttagCCTCCAGTCTGTGCAAGAAGCACTGGAAAAAG AAGTTCATAAGCTAAAGGATATCGGAAAGGAACCTACATCACCACATGACAGATCAACTACTGGTCGATGTATGCCAGCAGATTTCACTACTACTGATTCAGAGACCTACATGCCAAGCTCACCTGAACGGCTGGGATCTGTAAAGAATAGACAAACTGCTTTGACTTCCTTGGAATCCCAAGTATTAAGCTTGATGAaggatttgagatttttggaGAGCAAATTGGAGGAGACGGGGGCCATGCTTGAGGCAAAGGACTTGAGGATTGTTGAACTTGAGGCCACAATAAGCAGGAGCAAGTCACCAAGGGAAGAATCAAGCACCTCCATAGGGATACAGGATGAAAAATGTAGAGAGACAGAGATTGAGCTTGAGAGTCTCTTCAAGCAAAAGATTGAAGCTGAGGTTGAGCACCTGGCAATAATAAGGACAGTACAGAAAATGAAGGATGCTGCAGCTGAACAAGTCTCAAAGGAACAAAGTTTTGTGGCTGGGAAGCAAGCACAGGTTCAGAACAAACTTGGAGAGGCACAAAGCAAGGCCATGATGCTGGAGAAACAGCCAGAGGTGGAGACGTACTGTGGGGATAGAGTTGGGGCTAAAGAGGTTTTAAAGTTGCAGAGGGCGTGTAAACTGACATCGTGTTTTTTAATACAGTTGATATTTCTTGTTATGGTGGTTTGGTATTTTGTCTTGCAGTCATCGCCTCCACCTgggggggtggtggtggtggtggtaccGACCTAA
- the LOC122288815 gene encoding WPP domain-interacting protein 2-like: protein MDLSHLTRECSVLESGEESEVAQHRNPHDDGREIRNNGTYPDDIGKLVSTENSGANTSTGENTKEEDVESAEGGTSPPPNATSPGGSSPGGRKRYGLKKWRRIKRESVSYAGEDKDLSLDDLAENLSWQVKEEKSENRQPSTYRDPLVDSFFSLQSVQEALEKEVHKLKDIGKEPTSQHDSSTTGRCMPADFTTTDSETYMPSSPDRLGSVKIRQTALTSLESQVLSLMKDLRFLESKLEETGAMLEAKDLRIVELEATISRSKSPKEESSTSIGIQDEKCRETEIGLDSVFKQKIEAEVEHLAIIRTVQKMKVAAAEQFSKEQSFVAGKQAQVQNKLGEAQSKAMMLEKQAEVETYCGDRVGAKEVLKLQRACKLTSCFLIQLIFLVIVFWYFVLQSSPPPGGVVVVVPT from the exons ATGGATTTGAGTCATTTGACGAGGGAATGTTCGGTTCTTGAATCGGGGGAAGAAAGTGAAGTAGCCCAACATAGAAATCCACATGATGATGGCCGCGAGATAAGGAATAATGGGACTTATCCTGATGATATTGGTAAGTTGGTTTCCACTGAAAACTCTGGTGCCAATACATCGACGGGGGAGAATACAAAAGAAGAGGATGTTGAAAGTGCAGAAGGGGGGACTTCACCTCCGCCGAATGCCACATCTCCTGGTGGCAGTTCACCTGGGGGGAGAAAGAGATATGGCTTGAAGAAATGGAGGAGAATTAAGAGAGAATCTGTTAGCTATGCGGGAGAGGACAAAGATCTTTCACTAGATGATTTAGCTGAAAACTTGTCTTGGCAAGTTAAGGAAGAAAAAAGTGAGAACCGTCAACCCTCAACATATCGGGATCCTTTGGTTGATTCTTTCTTTAGCCTCCAGTCTGTGCAAGAAGCACTGGAAAAAG AAGTTCATAAGCTAAAGGATATCGGAAAGGAACCCACATCACAGCATGACAGTTCAACTACTGGTCGATGTATGCCAGCAGATTTCACTACTACTGATTCAGAGACCTACATGCCAAGCTCACCTGACCGGCTGGGATCTGTAAAGATTAGACAAACTGCTTTGACTTCCTTGGAATCCCAAGTGTTAAGCTTGATGAaggatttgagatttttggaGAGCAAATTGGAGGAGACGGGGGCCATGCTTGAGGCAAAGGACTTGAGGATTGTTGAACTTGAGGCCACAATAAGCAGGAGCAAGTCACCAAAGGAAGAATCAAGCACATCCATAGGAATACAGGATGAAAAATGTAGAGAGACAGAGATTGGGCTTGATAGTGTCTTCAAGCAAAAGATTGAAGCTGAGGTTGAGCACCTGGCAATAATAAGGACAGTACAGAAAATGAAGGTTGCTGCAGCTGAACAATTCTCAAAGGAACAAAGTTTTGTGGCTGGGAAGCAAGCGCAGGTTCAGAACAAACTTGGAGAGGCACAAAGCAAGGCGATGATGCTTGAGAAACAAGCAGAGGTGGAGACGTACTGTGGAGATAGAGTAGGGGCTAAAGAGGTTTTGAAGTTGCAGAGGGCGTGTAAACTGACATCGTGTTTTTTAATACAGTTGATATTTCTTGTTATTGTGTTTTGGTATTTTGTCTTGCAGTCATCGCCTCCACCTGGGggtgtggtggtggtggtaccGACCTAA